One Paraburkholderia agricolaris DNA segment encodes these proteins:
- a CDS encoding cysteine hydrolase family protein produces the protein MTTLADRSNTALVVIDLQNEVVANAYRRDEVLDTVNTLIARARSAKVPVVWIRHADEDLKAGSEGWQIVAELVPAAGESIVEKSYRDAFEATDLEQVLSSLSVGKLIVTGAQTDMCVRSTLHGALVRGYDALLVGDAHTTEDLTQWGAPPPDAVIRHTNLYWSNQRAPGRTGGVIESKDVDFAPGGC, from the coding sequence ATGACTACGTTAGCCGATCGCTCCAACACCGCGCTTGTCGTTATCGACCTTCAGAATGAAGTCGTCGCGAACGCCTATCGGCGCGATGAGGTGCTCGACACAGTCAACACGCTCATTGCGCGGGCGCGCAGCGCCAAGGTGCCGGTCGTCTGGATCCGTCACGCCGACGAAGATCTGAAAGCCGGTAGCGAAGGGTGGCAGATCGTTGCCGAACTCGTTCCGGCAGCGGGGGAATCGATCGTTGAAAAAAGTTATCGCGATGCGTTTGAAGCCACCGATCTCGAACAGGTGTTATCGAGCCTGAGCGTGGGCAAACTCATCGTGACGGGTGCACAGACGGACATGTGCGTTCGCTCGACACTGCATGGCGCACTCGTACGCGGCTATGACGCGCTTCTCGTCGGCGATGCCCATACGACGGAAGACCTGACGCAATGGGGCGCGCCGCCGCCGGATGCCGTCATCAGGCACACTAATCTGTACTGGAGCAATCAACGGGCACCGGGCCGCACTGGCGGAGTCATCGAGAGTAAGGACGTCGATTTCGCACCCGGTGGTTGCTAA
- a CDS encoding DUF7661 family protein: MPDEYLFDVFGRIIAVAMNNDGWVAFQLGQEGKRRRAEFEIPSFVAADELAQYLDDLFHEDATPSRPCVTQL, translated from the coding sequence ATGCCCGACGAATATCTTTTCGATGTTTTTGGCCGGATCATTGCAGTCGCCATGAACAATGATGGCTGGGTGGCATTCCAGCTTGGCCAGGAGGGTAAGCGCCGTCGTGCTGAGTTCGAGATACCTTCGTTCGTCGCAGCGGATGAACTGGCACAGTATCTCGACGATCTGTTTCATGAAGATGCCACTCCGTCACGTCCGTGCGTCACGCAACTTTGA
- a CDS encoding DapH/DapD/GlmU-related protein — translation MAIQRTGHRYRDTATGKTIDVWFPATGAGKKRGCLAEKVGVISGDFVDVVIESLETPPVSTEEAYLRLHLLSERSVKPNEINLDGIFGLLPNVAWTSAGAVFPANLDDLRDRLASEHHHLTVTSVDKFPRMTDYVVPEGVRVADADRVRLGAHLASGTTVMHEGFVNFNAGTLGESMVEGRVTPGVTVGKNSDVGAGSSIMGTLSGGGKSKNVIGERSLLGANAGIGISLGDECIVEAGLYVTAGTKVKMPDGTVVSARQLSGQSGLLFRRNSQTGAVEVLPTDSSRWGGLNTSLHSND, via the coding sequence ATGGCTATTCAACGAACCGGCCACAGGTATCGCGACACGGCTACAGGCAAGACCATTGACGTCTGGTTCCCCGCTACTGGCGCCGGAAAGAAGCGCGGTTGCCTCGCCGAAAAAGTCGGCGTCATTTCGGGTGATTTCGTCGATGTCGTGATCGAATCGCTCGAAACCCCTCCGGTCTCGACCGAGGAAGCCTATCTGCGTTTGCATCTGCTCTCCGAGAGATCGGTTAAACCTAACGAAATCAATCTCGACGGCATTTTTGGCCTCTTGCCGAATGTGGCCTGGACCTCCGCAGGCGCCGTTTTTCCTGCGAATCTCGATGACCTCCGGGACCGGCTGGCATCCGAGCACCACCATCTGACGGTGACCTCGGTAGATAAATTCCCCCGGATGACGGACTACGTCGTACCCGAGGGCGTGCGGGTAGCCGATGCGGATCGCGTGAGGCTCGGTGCCCACCTGGCGAGTGGCACCACGGTGATGCATGAGGGTTTCGTCAACTTCAATGCGGGCACGCTTGGCGAGTCGATGGTTGAGGGCCGCGTGACGCCGGGCGTTACGGTTGGCAAAAATTCGGACGTCGGCGCAGGCTCATCGATCATGGGAACGCTATCGGGCGGCGGTAAAAGCAAGAACGTCATCGGCGAGCGCAGCCTGCTGGGAGCGAACGCTGGAATCGGCATTTCACTGGGAGACGAATGTATCGTCGAAGCCGGTCTTTACGTCACGGCCGGTACCAAGGTGAAGATGCCCGATGGCACTGTCGTGTCGGCAAGACAGCTGTCCGGTCAGTCCGGCCTGCTATTTCGTCGAAACAGTCAGACCGGTGCAGTCGAGGTACTGCCAACCGATTCCTCCCGCTGGGGCGGGTTGAATACGAGCCTGCATAGCAACGACTGA
- a CDS encoding NUDIX domain-containing protein → MPSPERVQPATLVDYVWRVVLRLGFRLARAWWHLRRPRHEGALVAIYVGRALLLVKSSYRAEWNLPGGSVRPGETPDAAAQREMEEEIGLPSHPLRPAGSVCGIWDGRRDRVHFFELHLDCMPELRLDNREIVAARLASPEELHGIALTEPVAAYLRKDLCC, encoded by the coding sequence ATGCCGAGCCCTGAGCGAGTGCAGCCGGCTACGCTTGTCGACTATGTCTGGCGCGTGGTGCTTCGCCTCGGATTCCGGCTCGCTCGCGCCTGGTGGCACCTCCGGCGGCCTCGCCATGAGGGAGCGCTAGTAGCAATCTACGTCGGGCGGGCGCTGTTGCTGGTGAAGTCATCGTACCGGGCCGAATGGAATTTGCCCGGCGGCAGTGTCCGGCCCGGTGAGACACCCGATGCCGCCGCGCAGCGCGAAATGGAGGAGGAGATTGGTCTCCCGTCGCACCCATTACGCCCCGCGGGCAGCGTCTGCGGCATCTGGGACGGGAGAAGAGACCGGGTGCACTTCTTTGAACTGCACCTCGATTGCATGCCCGAGCTGCGGCTCGATAATCGTGAGATTGTCGCCGCGCGTCTGGCATCGCCGGAGGAATTGCACGGCATCGCGCTGACTGAGCCGGTCGCGGCGTATCTCCGCAAAGATCTCTGCTGTTAG
- a CDS encoding saccharopine dehydrogenase family protein encodes MRVVVLGGYGNFGARICRALAGDSDIELIVAARDEERARGFAATLPGSSRAVRLDTCAAEFSERLDAVGAQLVIHTAGPFQGQGYEVAQAAARSGAHYIDLADGRRFVCDFARTLDAPFKAAGRIGISGASTLPALSSAVVDELRGRFADLHSIDVCIAPGQQAPRGEATLAAVLSYCGEGVSVWREGQWQQLIGWAKPTPVHFAHMPSRLGALCDVPDLELFPQRYDVTQNVIFRAALEVALTQRMFGLLAVVRRWRLLNDTATLARWLHRTGPWFDRFGSGLGGMFVRLTGVSPEGKPLQLEWHLSADNNHGPEIPCMPAILLARKLARGEAFPAGALSCIGLLQLREFEPEFDRWGIRTELVERSASGE; translated from the coding sequence ATGAGAGTCGTTGTGCTAGGAGGGTATGGAAACTTTGGTGCTCGCATCTGCCGTGCGCTGGCCGGCGACTCAGACATTGAGCTCATCGTCGCCGCTCGAGACGAAGAGCGTGCAAGGGGATTCGCTGCCACGTTGCCGGGGAGCTCCCGCGCAGTTCGGCTGGATACATGTGCAGCAGAATTCTCCGAGCGTCTGGATGCCGTGGGTGCCCAACTGGTGATTCATACTGCGGGTCCATTTCAGGGGCAAGGCTATGAGGTCGCTCAGGCCGCCGCACGATCTGGAGCGCACTATATCGATCTCGCAGACGGCCGCCGGTTCGTGTGCGATTTCGCTCGCACCCTCGACGCCCCGTTCAAAGCTGCGGGGCGCATCGGCATAAGCGGCGCCAGCACCTTGCCGGCGCTTTCGTCAGCGGTTGTCGACGAACTGCGAGGCCGCTTCGCCGACCTTCATTCAATCGACGTATGTATCGCGCCGGGCCAACAGGCGCCCCGCGGCGAGGCCACCCTTGCCGCAGTTCTCTCTTATTGTGGCGAAGGCGTGTCCGTGTGGCGCGAAGGTCAATGGCAGCAGTTGATTGGCTGGGCAAAACCGACGCCGGTGCATTTCGCTCACATGCCTTCGCGGCTGGGTGCGCTGTGCGATGTTCCGGACCTGGAGCTGTTTCCTCAGCGCTATGACGTCACACAAAACGTGATCTTTCGGGCGGCGCTTGAAGTCGCACTAACGCAGCGCATGTTCGGACTTCTCGCTGTGGTGCGAAGGTGGCGCCTGTTAAATGACACAGCCACGCTCGCTCGATGGCTGCATCGCACAGGACCGTGGTTTGACCGCTTTGGCTCCGGGCTTGGGGGTATGTTTGTTCGCCTTACCGGTGTTTCGCCGGAAGGCAAGCCACTGCAACTGGAATGGCACCTAAGCGCAGATAACAACCACGGTCCAGAAATCCCTTGCATGCCCGCCATTTTGCTTGCGCGCAAGCTCGCTCGCGGCGAAGCATTTCCCGCAGGCGCGTTGTCCTGCATCGGTCTGCTACAACTCAGAGAGTTTGAGCCCGAGTTCGATCGTTGGGGCATCCGAACCGAGCTTGTCGAGCGGAGCGCCTCCGGTGAATGA
- the argC gene encoding N-acetyl-gamma-glutamyl-phosphate reductase translates to MSSPVVFIDGDQGTTGLQIHERLRNRTDLKLVTLPAAERKDPRRRAEAINACDIAILCLPDAAAREAVDAIVNPAVRVIDASSAHRTQPGWTYGFPEMAAGQAERIANARRVTNPGCYPTGAIGLLRPLLQAGLIPDNYPVSIHAVSGYSGRGRAGVEEHEGHGAGNASSYLVYGLELAHKHTPEIQQHAGLAQRPIFVPAYGSFRQGIVLTVPLALRLLAPGVDGATLHACLARHYAEAAHVHVLPLHESCVLKQLDPQVLNGTNDMRLSVFPNMEHGHVLLSAVFDNLGKGASGAAVQNLNLMLTQQSR, encoded by the coding sequence ATGAGCTCACCCGTTGTTTTCATCGACGGCGACCAAGGCACCACCGGGTTGCAAATCCACGAACGGCTGCGCAACCGGACCGATCTGAAACTGGTCACGCTTCCCGCCGCGGAACGCAAAGATCCGCGGCGTCGCGCAGAGGCCATCAACGCCTGCGACATCGCCATCCTCTGCTTGCCTGACGCCGCCGCGCGCGAGGCGGTGGACGCCATCGTTAATCCTGCCGTGAGAGTCATCGACGCAAGTTCCGCCCACCGCACGCAGCCGGGCTGGACATACGGCTTTCCGGAAATGGCGGCGGGACAGGCTGAGCGCATTGCGAACGCACGCCGGGTTACCAATCCCGGTTGCTATCCGACCGGTGCAATTGGCTTGCTGCGTCCGCTGTTGCAGGCCGGGCTCATTCCTGACAACTACCCTGTCAGCATTCATGCGGTGTCCGGCTACTCCGGACGTGGGCGTGCCGGCGTGGAAGAGCATGAGGGGCACGGTGCCGGCAACGCGTCTTCCTACCTGGTATATGGCCTGGAACTCGCGCATAAGCACACCCCGGAGATCCAGCAGCACGCCGGGCTCGCGCAGCGTCCCATCTTCGTCCCTGCGTATGGCTCGTTCCGCCAGGGCATCGTGCTGACAGTGCCCCTGGCGTTACGGCTGCTGGCCCCCGGCGTGGATGGCGCTACGTTACACGCGTGCCTTGCACGCCACTATGCCGAGGCGGCCCACGTACATGTCTTGCCGCTGCACGAATCGTGCGTCTTGAAGCAACTGGATCCGCAAGTGCTGAACGGTACTAACGATATGCGCCTAAGCGTGTTTCCTAACATGGAGCACGGGCACGTCCTGTTGTCCGCGGTTTTCGATAATCTTGGCAAAGGCGCATCCGGCGCAGCGGTTCAGAACCTGAATCTGATGCTCACGCAGCAATCTCGATGA
- a CDS encoding LysR family transcriptional regulator, translating into MREISLDRLRTLVAITDHGSFADAARALHLAPPTVSLHIAELEDRIGAPLLSRKRGHVKPSAIGEVLVERARRLLADAEQALDDIQRQVEGLEGRARLGASTGVIAHLLPQALEVLRQHHPAIDIQIAVLTSHETLSRLADGTLDVGLVALPQPPVAGLVIKPWRRDPVMAFVPAHWRCPARVTPEWLAAQPLILNDATTRLSRLTTEWFATGGHHPAPRIQLNYNDAIKSLVAAGYGAALLPHEATTPLPDKRIVMRPLRPALWRRLGIAHRAGHVERSTQHVLDVLWSLRLA; encoded by the coding sequence ATGCGAGAGATCAGTCTGGACCGCTTGCGAACCCTGGTCGCCATTACCGACCATGGCTCATTTGCCGATGCGGCGCGTGCATTGCATCTGGCGCCGCCAACCGTCAGCCTCCACATCGCTGAACTCGAAGACCGCATTGGGGCTCCACTCCTGTCACGCAAGCGCGGACATGTAAAGCCGTCGGCGATAGGAGAGGTGCTGGTCGAGCGCGCGCGTCGGCTGCTGGCGGATGCGGAGCAGGCGTTAGACGATATTCAACGGCAGGTGGAGGGGCTCGAAGGGCGCGCGCGGCTCGGTGCGTCGACCGGTGTGATCGCGCATCTGTTGCCACAAGCGCTTGAGGTGCTGCGCCAGCACCATCCCGCTATCGACATTCAGATTGCGGTACTCACGTCGCATGAAACGCTGTCCCGACTGGCGGACGGAACGCTGGATGTTGGGCTGGTCGCGCTGCCTCAGCCCCCGGTGGCCGGACTCGTAATAAAGCCTTGGCGCCGCGACCCGGTAATGGCCTTTGTGCCGGCGCATTGGCGCTGTCCCGCCCGCGTCACGCCTGAATGGCTCGCCGCCCAGCCTCTCATTCTCAATGACGCGACCACGCGCCTCTCGCGTCTGACAACGGAGTGGTTCGCGACCGGCGGGCACCATCCTGCGCCGCGCATTCAGCTCAACTACAACGACGCGATCAAGAGTCTGGTAGCGGCAGGTTACGGCGCAGCGCTGTTGCCACACGAGGCTACGACGCCATTGCCCGACAAGCGCATTGTCATGCGTCCGCTGCGCCCGGCGTTGTGGCGTCGGCTCGGCATTGCGCATCGTGCAGGACACGTTGAGCGGTCCACGCAACACGTGCTGGATGTGTTGTGGAGTCTGCGATTGGCGTAG
- a CDS encoding carotenoid oxygenase family protein, translating into MTALDLNAGAIAPVAHEIDLVELSVTGTVPDDLDGVLVRNGPNPVSGHFEGSGVLSWWPEAAMLHGITFERGRATGYRNRWLRTQRWARAHVPESATSWPDTNPNVNVIRHANEILALAEGGAPLAITPTLDTLGPARRHPGITGGMTAHPKIDPRTGELVLFRADWNAPFLRYGVADATGKPIVDVEIALQSPSMMHDLAITATHSILFDLNVAYDFSMLARGHRMPLRWHDERDARLGVIPRHGGQMRWFTIAPCFIQHVVNAYDMDETTIVLDVVRYPWFLRLTPDGTAFEENPLGMLWRYRIDLSSGVVHEGQAGDSGIELPRINEQSTGQPYRYLYAAAQPTPFEIRGIVRHDWHSGKLERYEPPSGDQNSEPVFVPRREATQEDDGWLLCCVYRHATDTSDVVVLDACDVAAGPVATVHLPTRIPAGFHGVWLARED; encoded by the coding sequence ATGACAGCCCTTGACCTGAATGCCGGCGCAATTGCGCCGGTCGCACATGAAATTGATCTCGTCGAACTCAGCGTGACGGGTACCGTGCCGGACGATCTCGACGGCGTGCTCGTGCGCAACGGCCCCAATCCGGTGTCGGGACATTTCGAGGGTAGCGGCGTGCTTTCATGGTGGCCAGAGGCCGCGATGCTTCACGGAATCACCTTCGAGCGCGGCCGCGCGACCGGCTATCGCAACCGCTGGCTGCGCACGCAACGATGGGCACGCGCGCACGTGCCGGAGAGTGCGACGTCATGGCCGGATACCAATCCGAACGTCAACGTGATCCGGCATGCAAACGAAATACTCGCGCTGGCCGAAGGTGGAGCGCCACTTGCAATCACGCCAACGCTCGATACGCTCGGACCGGCGCGCCGGCATCCGGGCATTACAGGCGGCATGACCGCCCACCCAAAAATCGATCCGCGCACCGGCGAGCTTGTGCTGTTCCGCGCCGACTGGAATGCGCCATTCCTGCGCTATGGCGTGGCCGATGCAACGGGCAAGCCGATCGTCGATGTCGAGATTGCGCTGCAGTCTCCGTCGATGATGCACGACCTGGCGATTACCGCCACGCACAGCATCCTGTTCGATCTGAACGTTGCCTACGACTTCTCGATGCTTGCGCGCGGACACCGGATGCCGTTGCGCTGGCATGACGAACGCGACGCGCGGCTCGGCGTGATCCCGCGCCACGGCGGCCAGATGCGCTGGTTCACGATTGCGCCGTGCTTCATTCAACATGTCGTCAACGCGTACGACATGGATGAGACGACGATCGTCCTCGATGTCGTCCGGTATCCGTGGTTTCTGCGGCTCACCCCGGACGGAACCGCGTTCGAAGAAAATCCGCTCGGGATGCTGTGGCGATACCGGATTGATCTGAGCTCGGGGGTGGTGCACGAAGGGCAAGCCGGTGACAGCGGTATCGAGCTGCCGCGGATCAACGAGCAGTCGACCGGTCAGCCATATCGGTACCTGTACGCGGCCGCGCAGCCGACGCCTTTCGAGATCCGTGGAATCGTGCGGCATGACTGGCACAGCGGCAAGCTCGAACGATATGAGCCGCCATCAGGGGATCAGAACAGCGAACCGGTTTTTGTGCCGCGGCGTGAGGCGACGCAGGAAGACGATGGCTGGTTGCTGTGTTGCGTGTATCGGCATGCGACGGATACCAGCGATGTAGTCGTACTCGATGCGTGTGACGTCGCCGCAGGACCGGTCGCAACGGTACATCTGCCGACGCGGATTCCAGCCGGGTTTCATGGTGTGTGGCTGGCGAGGGAAGATTGA
- the gcvA gene encoding transcriptional regulator GcvA, with protein sequence MPRRLPPLNALRVFEAAARFESFSAAADELCVTHGAVSRQVGQLEAWLGHNLFERRGRRVVLTAPGRTYLSEISAALDRIALATNEQLRVTRQQIIRVNAPTTFALRWLLPQLSNFQLINPSVEVRLTTSAEPIERLRDECDVAIRGGEQKPAGYVVSEFLSEVRLPVCSPKVLESHPIRHVSDLAHHTLLHTATYPGLWAEWLAACGNPQLAARHSQQLDHFYLTLQAAIDGLGIAMGPTALVALDVEEGRLVFPFDGPALPAWRYCSYVHNARLEDPAINTFLTWLRELGQRFSRNA encoded by the coding sequence ATGCCACGTCGCCTGCCACCGTTAAACGCACTGCGCGTGTTCGAAGCCGCCGCCAGGTTCGAGAGCTTTTCAGCCGCCGCCGACGAGCTGTGCGTCACGCACGGGGCCGTTAGCCGGCAAGTGGGGCAACTGGAAGCCTGGCTCGGACACAACCTGTTTGAACGCCGCGGCCGAAGGGTCGTACTGACCGCACCGGGACGCACTTATCTGTCAGAGATATCGGCGGCGCTCGACCGCATCGCGCTGGCCACCAATGAACAGCTCCGGGTCACGCGGCAGCAGATCATCAGGGTCAATGCGCCGACTACTTTCGCGTTGCGATGGCTATTGCCGCAGCTTTCCAACTTCCAGTTGATCAATCCGTCGGTGGAAGTCCGGCTGACTACTTCGGCTGAACCGATCGAAAGGCTACGCGACGAATGCGATGTGGCGATTCGCGGCGGCGAGCAGAAACCGGCAGGGTACGTAGTTAGCGAATTTCTGTCGGAAGTCCGCTTGCCGGTGTGCTCGCCCAAGGTGTTGGAGTCTCATCCGATACGTCATGTCTCAGACCTGGCGCATCACACCCTGCTGCACACGGCAACCTATCCCGGCCTTTGGGCCGAATGGCTTGCGGCGTGCGGCAACCCTCAGCTTGCCGCACGTCATTCGCAGCAACTGGATCACTTTTATTTGACCCTGCAGGCCGCCATTGACGGCTTAGGTATTGCGATGGGCCCGACCGCGCTTGTAGCGCTCGATGTCGAGGAGGGCCGTCTCGTGTTTCCGTTCGACGGGCCGGCCTTGCCTGCATGGCGCTACTGCAGCTACGTCCACAATGCACGCCTTGAGGACCCCGCCATCAATACCTTTCTGACATGGCTGCGCGAACTGGGGCAGCGTTTCTCACGCAATGCGTAG
- a CDS encoding adenylosuccinate synthase yields MSNVVVVGAQWGDEGKGRIVDWLAEKADIVARYNGGHNAGHTLVVDGQTYKLALLPSGIVRGKPGLIGNGVALDPEALLAEIDRMAALGIRVTPEVLQIAETATLVLPLHRAIDAAQERLRAKPIGTTLRGIGPAYEDKVGRRGLRVCDLAEPELFAEKLDALLEHHNAWFRGLGLEPFQRDPMLSDLLAMAPRILPFMGRVWEQLDNAHASGKRTLFEGSQAVMLDVDWGSYPYVTSSSTVAAGAASGTGIAPSHLGQVLGVSKVYATRVGEGPFTSEVDGTLGEVLRQRGGEYGVNTGRPRRCGWLDTVQLRQSCKVAGINLLALTKLDVLDGFDSIYVCVGYELDGKRIDYMPFTNAGQQRLQPVLKRFDGWDGSTRGIRSYGDLPRQAAALIEAIQQEVGIPVSVVTTGPERDDAIVLRSPFAETDGMAI; encoded by the coding sequence ATGTCGAATGTTGTTGTGGTTGGCGCGCAGTGGGGCGATGAGGGGAAAGGCCGGATTGTGGATTGGCTTGCCGAGAAGGCGGACATCGTTGCCCGCTACAACGGCGGCCACAACGCCGGCCATACGCTTGTGGTCGACGGTCAGACGTACAAACTGGCGCTGCTTCCCAGCGGTATCGTGCGCGGCAAGCCGGGTCTGATCGGCAACGGTGTTGCCCTTGACCCGGAGGCGCTGCTCGCGGAGATCGACCGCATGGCCGCGCTGGGCATTCGCGTAACGCCCGAGGTGTTGCAGATCGCTGAAACGGCCACGCTTGTGCTGCCGCTTCATCGTGCGATCGACGCCGCTCAGGAACGCTTGCGCGCCAAGCCGATCGGCACCACGCTACGCGGTATCGGTCCGGCATACGAAGACAAGGTTGGGCGCCGAGGCTTGCGCGTTTGCGATCTTGCAGAACCCGAACTGTTCGCCGAAAAGCTCGATGCATTGCTTGAGCACCATAACGCGTGGTTCCGCGGCCTCGGTCTGGAGCCTTTCCAGCGGGATCCAATGTTGAGCGATCTGCTTGCCATGGCGCCAAGAATCTTGCCCTTCATGGGACGCGTCTGGGAGCAACTCGACAACGCGCATGCCTCGGGCAAGCGCACGCTGTTCGAGGGCTCGCAAGCCGTGATGCTCGACGTGGATTGGGGCAGCTATCCGTATGTGACGTCGTCGAGCACTGTCGCCGCTGGCGCGGCCAGTGGCACCGGTATCGCCCCTTCTCACCTTGGGCAGGTACTTGGCGTTAGCAAGGTCTATGCAACGCGTGTTGGCGAAGGCCCGTTCACGTCTGAAGTCGACGGAACACTCGGCGAGGTGCTCCGGCAGCGCGGCGGCGAGTATGGCGTCAACACCGGCCGCCCGCGTCGCTGCGGTTGGCTGGACACAGTGCAACTGCGGCAGAGCTGCAAGGTCGCCGGCATCAACCTGCTGGCGCTGACCAAGCTCGATGTGCTCGATGGCTTCGATTCGATCTACGTGTGCGTAGGCTACGAGCTCGACGGGAAGCGCATCGACTACATGCCGTTCACCAACGCCGGGCAGCAACGCCTGCAGCCGGTTCTCAAGCGTTTTGATGGTTGGGACGGTTCGACCCGGGGTATCCGCTCTTATGGCGATCTGCCGCGTCAGGCCGCGGCGCTGATTGAAGCGATTCAGCAGGAGGTTGGCATTCCGGTGTCAGTGGTCACCACGGGCCCGGAGCGTGACGACGCGATTGTCTTGCGATCCCCATTCGCGGAAACGGACGGCATGGCAATCTGA
- a CDS encoding MAPEG family protein produces MTAPVHPASDFRRQRTVGIAGIAIASLFASGLWLAVDHFMSPLPGMETLGARMLLTLKCCCAAVLFCLVTGVEAVAHERLTSPAFDPLVGFETRRLRINQRYLQNTVEQIIVFAAALFGLAAYCPDGSSMRAVVATTVLWIVSRGAFWIGYHHSAALRGLGAPGMAISMIVLLYVTSRFGYEIAGTAGAIAPLVVFFAIEAVLFWGTRPLKES; encoded by the coding sequence ATGACCGCCCCGGTTCATCCCGCGTCCGACTTTCGCCGGCAGCGTACCGTCGGCATTGCCGGCATCGCGATCGCCTCGCTGTTTGCCTCTGGGCTCTGGCTCGCTGTCGATCATTTTATGTCGCCGCTGCCGGGCATGGAGACCCTCGGCGCGCGGATGCTGCTGACGCTGAAATGCTGCTGTGCCGCAGTGTTGTTCTGTCTGGTGACAGGTGTTGAAGCCGTGGCGCACGAACGATTGACCTCGCCCGCGTTCGATCCGCTGGTGGGCTTCGAGACACGCAGGTTACGCATCAATCAACGGTACCTGCAGAACACCGTGGAGCAGATCATCGTGTTTGCGGCGGCGCTGTTCGGCCTGGCCGCCTACTGCCCCGACGGCTCATCCATGCGCGCGGTCGTGGCAACGACCGTGCTGTGGATCGTCTCGCGCGGCGCGTTCTGGATCGGCTATCACCACAGCGCTGCGCTGCGCGGGCTTGGGGCTCCGGGCATGGCGATCAGCATGATCGTGCTGCTTTATGTGACGAGCCGGTTTGGGTATGAGATCGCGGGGACGGCAGGGGCGATTGCGCCACTCGTTGTATTTTTCGCGATCGAGGCGGTGTTGTTCTGGGGCACTCGACCGCTGAAAGAAAGTTGA
- a CDS encoding sugar O-acetyltransferase, whose amino-acid sequence MQKDDRTRIIYGRTPESAAMVANVKRATALTARLNRLTFNEADEVRALFSELIGKKVDESFLLIPPFYTAGGDEIRVGRNVFINQNCTFYDLGGLDIADDVMIGPNVSIITTGHPLEPSQRRSVTIGAPIVIGKGVWIAAGATIIGGVTVGENSVVAAGSVVTKDVPPNTLVGGNPARVIRSIAG is encoded by the coding sequence ATGCAGAAAGACGATCGCACCAGGATAATTTACGGCAGGACGCCGGAATCGGCGGCCATGGTGGCAAACGTCAAACGGGCAACGGCGCTCACCGCCAGACTTAACCGTTTGACGTTCAACGAGGCGGACGAAGTCCGGGCCTTGTTCAGTGAACTGATTGGTAAAAAGGTCGACGAGAGCTTTTTGCTGATCCCGCCGTTTTATACGGCCGGCGGAGACGAAATCCGCGTCGGCCGGAATGTCTTCATCAATCAGAACTGCACTTTCTATGACCTTGGCGGCCTCGACATTGCAGACGATGTGATGATCGGGCCGAACGTAAGCATCATCACGACGGGTCATCCCCTTGAACCCTCGCAGCGGCGCTCCGTCACCATCGGAGCGCCCATTGTGATCGGGAAAGGTGTGTGGATCGCGGCGGGTGCGACCATTATCGGTGGCGTAACGGTCGGCGAGAATTCGGTCGTCGCGGCCGGGTCGGTCGTCACCAAAGACGTTCCCCCGAATACGCTTGTTGGGGGCAATCCGGCGCGGGTCATTCGTTCGATTGCTGGCTAA
- a CDS encoding cupin domain-containing protein, whose protein sequence is MIQPVDVGAVAGGTLQGYSNQILTSVNDHDVHLSVMDGPYFWHLHPDSDETFLVIEGVLTIDFDDGSVGLLSGQLLTVPAGMRHRTRPHGARSVNLTVEKTDATTVRCEAPRGWPGSS, encoded by the coding sequence ATGATCCAACCGGTCGATGTTGGTGCGGTCGCGGGTGGCACGCTCCAAGGCTATTCAAATCAGATTCTGACGAGCGTGAACGACCACGACGTTCATTTGAGCGTCATGGACGGCCCATATTTCTGGCACCTGCATCCCGATTCGGACGAAACATTTCTGGTTATCGAAGGCGTGCTCACTATCGACTTCGACGATGGGTCGGTCGGCCTGTTGTCCGGCCAGTTGCTTACTGTGCCTGCAGGTATGCGCCATCGCACGCGGCCGCACGGTGCACGCTCGGTTAATCTGACGGTCGAGAAGACCGATGCGACTACCGTCAGGTGCGAAGCCCCGCGGGGTTGGCCAGGATCGTCCTGA